The following proteins come from a genomic window of Halorubrum lacusprofundi ATCC 49239:
- a CDS encoding tyrosine-type recombinase/integrase, which yields MTNSADSKVRAKVWVTPEQVEALRSACYTAGAEYLQQRNEAITAFAYDTGLRVGELVQVDVSLLRSNNSELYLPTEIQKDYPNENSPPPVTLELADETARLLSAYLTNRWKDTPALFPSRSSNRISEQGVRNMLHKVAEAADVRPYKLDGSRGDAGDVTPHALRHGVAYRMMNEEEDNTLYDVRNRLRHRSIQTTERIYDHLLKV from the coding sequence ATGACCAATTCTGCAGATTCCAAAGTTCGTGCAAAAGTATGGGTGACACCCGAGCAAGTTGAAGCACTCCGATCCGCCTGTTACACGGCAGGCGCAGAATATCTTCAGCAGCGTAATGAGGCAATCACTGCGTTCGCGTACGATACCGGACTCCGAGTAGGAGAACTTGTCCAGGTTGATGTCTCACTGCTCCGGAGCAACAACTCGGAACTCTACCTGCCAACAGAGATCCAGAAAGACTACCCCAATGAGAACTCGCCACCGCCAGTAACACTCGAACTCGCAGACGAGACCGCCCGTCTGTTATCTGCCTACCTCACCAATCGATGGAAGGACACACCGGCATTGTTCCCCTCTCGATCCTCGAACCGTATCTCCGAACAGGGTGTGCGGAATATGCTTCACAAAGTTGCTGAAGCCGCAGACGTACGCCCCTACAAGCTCGACGGCAGTCGCGGCGATGCCGGTGACGTGACGCCGCACGCGCTTCGACACGGTGTTGCCTATCGGATGATGAACGAAGAAGAGGACAACACGCTTTACGACGTCCGCAATCGGTTACGTCACCGCAGCATCCAGACAACCGAGCGCATCTATGATCATCTACTGAAGGTTTGA
- a CDS encoding HNH endonuclease: protein MVEAESQPRKDELSGASTDGDESDVTSPRECNETVNPETRDDVLTEYWHRCQVCGRRGPEKGGLATLHVHHIERDPEGMDEHDMANLTLLCRSCHSWFHQQSTPDDSPVELTEEDQSVLLPQDIEILRYLSENGPTRTGDIVSGLPSDHSVSAVRERLWVLTGLDNLVEGRDRQIVDKDIETGEWGLTDQIESSARGHIPDDPQLLLQRMEDEQVRQALERGCDRSDIIDVLGISRRTTFNKQKRACAYGFPLSAFNRGGRPTDSERSERSSVTADTDTGEADGQQRLDAVPDKDPDSLGRTETWGAADSESEAQSTGVDDRRGSQTASDDVGSEELQAHLQEAIDALRDVNEVL, encoded by the coding sequence ATGGTAGAAGCTGAATCACAACCTCGGAAAGATGAATTGAGCGGCGCAAGCACAGACGGTGACGAGTCCGACGTAACCAGTCCTCGTGAATGCAACGAGACGGTGAATCCAGAGACGCGTGATGACGTGTTGACCGAATACTGGCATCGCTGCCAGGTGTGCGGCCGTCGGGGCCCGGAGAAGGGTGGGTTAGCTACTCTGCACGTCCATCACATCGAACGCGACCCTGAGGGGATGGATGAGCACGACATGGCGAACCTGACGCTCCTGTGCCGGTCTTGTCACAGCTGGTTCCACCAGCAGAGCACACCAGATGACTCGCCAGTCGAGCTCACTGAGGAGGATCAGAGTGTGCTGCTTCCGCAGGACATCGAGATTCTACGGTACTTGTCGGAAAATGGCCCGACACGTACTGGTGACATCGTGTCCGGGCTGCCGAGCGATCACTCGGTATCAGCGGTTCGTGAGCGGTTGTGGGTGCTAACAGGGCTCGATAACCTCGTCGAAGGCCGTGACCGGCAGATCGTCGATAAGGACATCGAAACCGGGGAGTGGGGGCTCACCGACCAGATCGAAAGCTCCGCTCGTGGCCATATCCCGGACGACCCCCAACTGTTGTTGCAACGCATGGAAGACGAGCAAGTGAGGCAGGCGCTTGAACGCGGCTGTGATCGCAGCGATATCATCGATGTGCTGGGCATCTCGCGCCGAACCACGTTCAATAAGCAGAAGCGCGCCTGTGCGTACGGTTTCCCATTGTCTGCGTTCAATCGCGGTGGACGGCCGACTGATAGTGAGCGGTCAGAACGGAGTTCCGTTACGGCTGACACGGATACAGGAGAGGCTGATGGGCAGCAGCGGCTTGACGCAGTGCCTGACAAGGATCCTGACTCGCTAGGCAGGACGGAAACGTGGGGTGCGGCCGACTCGGAGTCTGAGGCGCAATCCACGGGTGTGGATGACCGTCGTGGTAGTCAAACCGCGAGTGACGACGTTGGGAGCGAGGAACTACAGGCACATCTCCAGGAAGCAATTGATGCGTTACGGGATGTGAACGAAGTACTGTAG
- a CDS encoding ribonuclease H-like domain-containing protein — MALELVAFDIETTGFEVSDEVTVVGFAVPMGVRAFVQTDGRAAPDVEAAVRDRVESHVQVSTHESERVLLEAVGAFAADRLVGNDVLLVAFNGELWRSGFDLPFLRTRLSRVGVEWPFREMPYADLLPVVTNRFNTTGDDGESRSDLAGVYEVLCDGQYSDLDPFADSAEAVTAYEDGRFGDLVVHNVADVLRTRELGLLSERYCSKSDFKLKSLTPTRHE, encoded by the coding sequence ATGGCGCTGGAGTTAGTGGCATTCGATATCGAAACCACCGGGTTCGAGGTTAGTGACGAGGTGACTGTAGTCGGATTTGCGGTGCCGATGGGGGTTCGGGCGTTCGTGCAGACAGACGGGCGCGCAGCGCCGGATGTTGAGGCGGCGGTTCGTGATCGTGTTGAGTCGCACGTCCAGGTGTCGACACACGAATCAGAGCGTGTATTGTTGGAGGCAGTCGGCGCGTTCGCTGCAGATCGGTTAGTGGGAAATGACGTGTTGCTGGTCGCGTTCAACGGTGAGTTATGGCGGTCCGGGTTCGACTTACCGTTCTTGCGGACGCGGCTCTCCCGGGTAGGTGTTGAGTGGCCGTTCCGGGAGATGCCGTACGCTGACCTGCTGCCGGTCGTGACGAATCGATTCAACACGACTGGCGATGACGGAGAATCACGGTCGGATCTCGCCGGGGTGTACGAGGTACTTTGTGACGGGCAGTATAGTGATCTCGACCCGTTCGCGGACAGTGCAGAAGCCGTGACTGCGTACGAGGATGGCCGGTTCGGTGACCTTGTGGTGCATAACGTCGCGGATGTCCTTCGTACCCGGGAGTTAGGACTGCTCTCGGAACGGTACTGCTCAAAGTCCGATTTCAAACTGAAATCGCTGACCCCGACACGTCATGAGTAA
- a CDS encoding TATA-box-binding family protein has product MVSVVNMVGSGSLNVELDLETLAEEIGQPQAQYNPDKYPGMYLRFEEEAPLITVYRTGKYIITGPTSEEELFDLRERFLRFLSDMDVIENATDEWFSVQNSVPHKASSASCFCGLSSVSKRLY; this is encoded by the coding sequence ATGGTGAGCGTCGTGAATATGGTCGGGTCAGGTTCGCTCAATGTTGAGCTTGATCTTGAAACGCTCGCCGAAGAAATCGGACAACCTCAGGCTCAATATAACCCCGACAAGTATCCCGGCATGTATCTTCGATTTGAGGAAGAAGCCCCGCTGATCACCGTCTACAGAACTGGCAAATACATCATTACTGGACCGACTTCAGAGGAAGAGCTGTTCGATCTTCGGGAACGGTTTCTGAGGTTCCTATCCGATATGGACGTCATTGAAAACGCGACTGACGAGTGGTTCTCCGTTCAAAACTCAGTACCTCACAAAGCATCCTCGGCTAGCTGTTTCTGCGGCCTGAGTTCTGTGTCGAAGCGGTTGTACTGA
- a CDS encoding ISH3-like element ISHla1 family transposase: MSKTKQADGEIHEDQLLNFLVNRLDEEVSLSLANNAEITAEDIYEVLVGACADGTSVSTLCASSQNSPAGNTVLYHLRTKFEPERLERVANTLLRKDLDELLPEQVEVCADLHLRPYYGDEDDTDGLYHSVAKRGTTAFHAYATLYARVKNKRYTLAVRRLKDGDTASSVLAEFFGVLDGLDAGVKAVYLDRGFYDSKCLTLLQAHNYAYVIPIIRWGEAIQQELSEGWSRVIQHDLTGKLDGHSWTVDFPVYIDCTYLNGKYDENGVARHGYAADVPFIDSPRDARYHYSKRFGIESSYRLFEQAIATTTTRDPTVRLLYVVVSLLLQNVWRYLHYEYVATPRRGGRRLWWWPYKEFVNMIRRAAWTALAVRRAVPANRPPDDRFHR; this comes from the coding sequence GTGTCTAAAACCAAACAAGCAGACGGTGAGATCCACGAGGACCAGCTTCTTAACTTTCTCGTCAACCGCCTTGACGAGGAAGTTTCGCTCTCGTTAGCCAATAACGCTGAAATCACTGCTGAAGACATCTATGAGGTCCTCGTCGGCGCTTGCGCCGACGGGACCTCTGTCTCTACGCTCTGTGCGTCGAGCCAGAACTCACCCGCTGGGAACACGGTCCTCTACCATCTTCGGACGAAGTTCGAGCCGGAACGGCTCGAACGAGTCGCTAACACGCTCCTGCGAAAGGATCTCGATGAATTGCTCCCCGAACAGGTGGAGGTCTGCGCAGACCTCCACCTGCGGCCCTACTACGGTGACGAAGACGACACAGACGGCCTCTATCACTCGGTAGCGAAGCGTGGAACCACTGCGTTCCACGCCTATGCCACACTCTACGCGCGTGTGAAGAACAAACGCTACACGCTGGCGGTACGCCGTCTCAAAGACGGCGATACCGCAAGTAGTGTCCTCGCTGAGTTCTTCGGTGTCCTCGACGGCCTTGACGCCGGGGTCAAGGCCGTCTACCTTGATCGCGGATTCTACGACAGTAAGTGTCTCACGCTGCTTCAGGCGCACAATTACGCGTACGTGATCCCGATCATCCGGTGGGGTGAGGCGATTCAGCAAGAGCTCTCGGAAGGCTGGAGTCGCGTCATTCAGCATGATCTGACGGGGAAACTCGACGGTCACAGCTGGACCGTCGATTTTCCCGTCTACATCGACTGTACGTACCTAAATGGGAAGTATGACGAGAACGGTGTGGCGCGTCACGGCTACGCCGCTGACGTGCCGTTCATCGACTCACCACGGGACGCTCGATACCACTACTCGAAACGCTTCGGTATCGAGTCAAGCTATCGCTTGTTTGAGCAAGCGATAGCGACAACGACAACACGAGATCCAACGGTACGGCTGCTGTACGTGGTGGTGAGTCTCCTCTTACAGAACGTCTGGCGGTACCTTCACTACGAGTATGTGGCGACGCCCCGCCGAGGCGGGCGTCGCCTCTGGTGGTGGCCGTACAAGGAGTTCGTCAATATGATTCGACGAGCTGCGTGGACGGCCCTCGCGGTGCGTCGGGCCGTCCCCGCGAATCGGCCACCTGACGACCGATTCCACCGCTAA
- a CDS encoding DUF5305 family protein has translation MGSSLYLLRVKSAVADSGIAIAVGLLLMCILSAVIVSTGVITPVSNYSPTVLLSDDATESPSETEHLITQANDVDARVSHSTAAYTSGQQLRNEHAYPLGAVDNVTVIGSSKGEAATVTQQELVLAYQATLPGESSAFWSDTTVLAEQSFEDYSEGEVVRVQDTINISDVEQRQESLQDDFGGDVNVETMVLVRTQYEYTHPGKTTDPGDDTVISKSAEHTNKISFTEQLFVLPNTAEETSSTTGGEQSSQSNGGLLNILLIALTVMSGIGAVYSIVGARRYDSEHVRFELDEARHEEWVTIIDRFKDSSASTTSRVRSLSDLVDLAIDKHDRVVYCCTEHKYYFVDGDVQYEYEPDVYPSYANTFGDVVTPQATTDEEEQADTVESDPETDSTTEPQEEDTDHPSNDDPPET, from the coding sequence ATGGGTAGCTCACTGTATTTATTAAGAGTAAAATCTGCCGTTGCAGATTCAGGCATAGCAATCGCAGTTGGGTTATTGCTCATGTGCATTCTAAGCGCTGTGATCGTCTCAACCGGGGTCATCACGCCAGTCAGTAACTACTCCCCGACAGTCCTTCTTTCGGACGATGCAACGGAATCACCATCAGAAACTGAGCACCTCATCACTCAAGCAAATGACGTCGATGCGCGAGTTTCTCACTCCACTGCGGCCTACACGTCAGGGCAACAACTCCGAAACGAACATGCCTATCCACTTGGCGCAGTAGACAACGTAACAGTAATCGGGTCATCAAAAGGGGAAGCAGCTACAGTCACGCAACAAGAACTGGTTCTCGCATACCAGGCCACACTCCCTGGCGAAAGTTCAGCATTCTGGTCAGACACAACAGTTCTCGCTGAACAAAGTTTTGAAGACTACTCTGAAGGCGAGGTCGTCAGAGTTCAAGATACAATCAACATTAGTGACGTCGAACAACGCCAGGAATCATTACAAGATGACTTCGGCGGTGACGTGAACGTCGAGACCATGGTTCTAGTTCGGACACAATACGAGTACACTCATCCGGGAAAGACTACCGACCCTGGCGATGACACAGTCATATCGAAATCAGCAGAGCACACGAACAAAATCTCGTTCACGGAACAACTGTTCGTCCTTCCAAACACAGCAGAGGAAACGTCATCCACAACTGGCGGGGAGCAATCCTCACAATCGAACGGCGGTCTCCTCAACATTCTCCTGATAGCACTCACCGTGATGTCCGGGATCGGAGCAGTGTATAGCATCGTCGGAGCGCGGAGATACGACAGTGAACACGTCCGGTTTGAACTCGACGAAGCCCGGCACGAAGAATGGGTTACAATCATCGACCGGTTCAAAGATTCGTCAGCCTCTACAACGTCACGAGTTCGAAGTCTGAGTGACCTAGTTGATCTTGCCATCGATAAGCACGATCGTGTTGTGTACTGCTGCACCGAGCACAAATACTACTTTGTGGACGGCGACGTACAGTACGAATACGAACCAGACGTCTACCCATCATACGCTAACACGTTCGGAGACGTCGTCACCCCGCAAGCAACCACGGACGAAGAAGAACAAGCAGATACTGTGGAATCCGACCCTGAAACCGATTCCACTACAGAACCCCAAGAGGAAGACACTGACCACCCCTCTAACGATGACCCACCCGAAACGTAA
- a CDS encoding signal peptidase I: MGRIESVMMGMAILLLLLITIGYVAPPGASPLVLTSTISDSMTPGITQDEVLFITPDEPEVGDVILFQSDSVEQNVLHRVTNVTDSGAYITKGDANDVTDQKSGMDPVQPDDVYGTAVTFGGSDAFSIPFIGAIISNQSIVLALWFIIMALGFAPAIFDNTGSKRGDRLSAAADNIDRNIIFIVGLVIIIAIPIAVMGAVVNENVTIISSQSVEPGADGGRTVAVGHSTNQTFNMTGGTLIGMTQTAHMEGDLRLEDVESSPLSSRTQITVSNPPSDGPAAHTGHITFYTFPATLPHSTLTTLAEIHPVLAAIASGGVISLALTVVTLIAIDPNQRLRRTKTRLRQNRRGR, from the coding sequence ATGGGACGCATAGAATCCGTCATGATGGGCATGGCGATTCTACTACTCCTACTCATTACGATCGGGTACGTCGCCCCACCGGGCGCGTCACCGCTCGTACTCACATCCACCATCAGCGACAGCATGACTCCTGGAATCACTCAGGACGAAGTGCTATTCATCACTCCTGACGAACCAGAAGTCGGAGATGTAATCCTCTTCCAATCTGACTCCGTTGAGCAAAACGTCCTTCACCGAGTCACGAACGTGACGGACAGCGGTGCGTACATCACGAAAGGCGATGCGAACGACGTTACAGACCAAAAAAGCGGCATGGACCCGGTCCAACCCGACGACGTGTACGGAACAGCCGTCACCTTCGGTGGGTCAGACGCGTTTTCCATTCCATTCATCGGAGCAATCATTTCAAATCAATCCATCGTCCTCGCACTCTGGTTCATCATCATGGCCCTCGGGTTCGCACCAGCAATTTTCGACAACACCGGATCAAAGCGAGGCGACCGATTATCTGCAGCTGCTGATAACATCGACCGAAATATCATCTTCATTGTCGGGCTCGTCATCATAATCGCCATCCCAATTGCTGTAATGGGGGCTGTTGTGAACGAAAACGTGACAATCATCTCATCACAGTCAGTGGAGCCGGGAGCCGACGGCGGCCGTACAGTTGCGGTTGGGCATTCTACTAATCAAACATTCAATATGACTGGTGGGACCCTCATCGGGATGACTCAAACCGCGCATATGGAAGGGGACTTGCGCCTTGAAGACGTTGAGAGTTCACCATTGAGCTCACGCACACAAATCACGGTGAGTAACCCGCCGAGCGACGGCCCTGCGGCACACACCGGCCACATCACGTTCTACACGTTTCCGGCGACATTACCGCATTCAACGCTCACAACACTTGCAGAGATCCACCCGGTTCTCGCAGCAATCGCAAGTGGCGGCGTGATATCTCTCGCATTAACCGTGGTTACCCTCATTGCCATTGACCCGAATCAACGGCTCCGACGGACAAAAACACGACTCCGGCAGAACCGTCGGGGACGATGA
- a CDS encoding PKD domain-containing protein, which translates to MAEDTSTFTTKKQGMASSDEFKWGEGGSSWEEEINESNGFGMKNGNVTIARPPEAAVSVDVSTGDLDTTFSFDATGTTDPTDTSISYEWAFGDGTTKSGAGDTVSHSFSTVDSFTVTVTATNEYGNTDTASVTVTVESRPPTASFTADQTTGNTDTTFSFDASGSTDPDGEALAYTWNFGDGATETGETTPHSFSEPGDYTVELIVEDEYGNTDTTTTPVTVNSRAPDASFTVSPSTGDADTSFSFDGSGSSDPDGSTITYEWTFGDGATATGETTPHSYATPGTYTAELTVTDAYGNSDIATTSITVESRNPDASFTTDSTTGNADTTFAFDGAGSSDPDGSTLTYEWAFGDGATTTGETTSHSYADPGDYTVELTVTDEYGNTDTATSTITVTSRTPDASFTVDPSTGTADTSFSFDGSSSSDPDGSMLTYEWDFGDGATATGATTSHSYGTPDVYTVTLTVTDEYGASASTSKTVEVNDLPSASFTYSPSDPTTDDTISFDGSGSSDSDGTISSYAWDFGDGATATGKTVSHQYADSATYTVELTVTDDDGDSDSTTRNLSVEAGGERTSGMSQYIHEDPEASTSFSTNSNNWQYDIDLDGTGGGGEIMVGTTGGQIDLSDVETVYVDWMLDYGGRGAVNIGIDSTLSNIHDENVDGGNLDASYQHKNSSSFSRRTDSLNTSGISGTRHIGVGLQASSSGSYDHRLYVYSIWGVDSNGNTVFTIVIPDSIN; encoded by the coding sequence ATGGCAGAAGACACGTCCACATTCACCACGAAAAAACAGGGAATGGCGAGCAGTGATGAGTTCAAGTGGGGAGAGGGCGGTTCGTCGTGGGAAGAGGAAATTAACGAGAGCAACGGGTTCGGCATGAAGAACGGGAACGTCACGATCGCGCGGCCACCAGAAGCTGCGGTGAGTGTAGACGTATCGACTGGTGATCTCGATACGACGTTCTCGTTTGATGCGACCGGCACTACCGATCCAACAGATACGTCAATTTCGTACGAATGGGCATTCGGTGACGGTACAACAAAATCCGGGGCTGGTGACACAGTCTCTCACTCGTTCAGTACTGTTGATTCCTTCACTGTCACAGTTACCGCGACGAACGAGTACGGGAATACAGACACAGCCTCGGTCACGGTCACTGTAGAATCGCGTCCGCCAACGGCCTCGTTCACCGCAGACCAAACAACCGGAAACACAGACACGACGTTCTCGTTTGACGCAAGTGGTTCGACCGATCCCGATGGAGAGGCGTTGGCATACACCTGGAACTTCGGAGATGGGGCGACTGAAACTGGAGAGACGACGCCTCACTCGTTTAGCGAACCCGGAGATTACACAGTCGAGCTTATCGTTGAAGACGAGTACGGGAACACGGACACAACGACTACACCAGTCACGGTTAATTCGCGGGCCCCGGATGCGTCGTTCACTGTTTCCCCGTCTACTGGTGATGCTGATACCTCGTTCTCGTTCGATGGGAGCGGATCGAGTGACCCTGACGGGTCCACGATCACGTACGAGTGGACGTTCGGTGACGGCGCAACCGCAACCGGAGAAACCACGCCGCACTCGTACGCGACTCCTGGTACTTACACGGCTGAACTGACCGTCACGGACGCGTACGGAAACTCCGACATAGCAACCACTTCAATCACGGTTGAATCTCGGAACCCGGACGCATCGTTCACTACTGACTCGACCACCGGTAATGCGGATACGACCTTCGCATTTGATGGGGCTGGTTCGAGTGATCCGGATGGTTCTACGCTCACGTACGAGTGGGCATTCGGTGACGGTGCAACTACGACCGGCGAAACGACATCACACTCGTACGCTGATCCTGGTGACTACACCGTTGAGTTGACTGTTACCGACGAATACGGGAACACCGATACGGCAACCAGCACTATCACTGTCACCTCCCGTACGCCGGATGCCTCCTTCACAGTTGACCCGAGTACCGGGACCGCTGACACCTCGTTCTCCTTCGACGGGAGTAGCTCCTCAGACCCCGATGGGTCCATGCTCACGTACGAGTGGGACTTTGGTGATGGCGCAACAGCCACAGGCGCGACGACGTCACACTCCTACGGCACGCCGGATGTGTACACGGTCACGTTGACTGTTACAGACGAGTACGGAGCCAGTGCATCTACTTCGAAGACTGTGGAAGTGAACGATCTACCCTCGGCTAGCTTCACGTACTCGCCGAGCGACCCGACAACTGACGACACGATCTCGTTCGATGGCTCTGGTAGTAGTGACTCTGATGGAACAATCAGTTCCTACGCGTGGGACTTCGGAGACGGAGCAACTGCAACAGGAAAGACCGTGTCTCACCAGTATGCAGACTCGGCAACGTACACCGTGGAGCTCACTGTCACTGATGATGACGGTGACTCTGATTCGACGACCAGGAACCTGTCTGTTGAGGCTGGCGGTGAACGGACCAGCGGGATGAGCCAGTACATTCACGAGGATCCAGAAGCATCCACCTCATTCTCCACGAACTCGAACAACTGGCAATACGACATCGACCTGGACGGGACTGGCGGCGGCGGTGAAATCATGGTCGGGACAACCGGCGGGCAAATCGACCTCTCGGATGTGGAAACCGTATACGTTGATTGGATGCTTGACTACGGCGGCCGAGGGGCAGTTAACATCGGGATTGACTCAACGCTCTCGAACATTCACGATGAGAATGTTGATGGTGGAAATCTTGATGCCTCCTACCAACACAAGAATTCCAGTAGTTTCTCCCGACGCACAGATAGCCTGAACACGTCTGGTATCAGCGGGACCCGGCATATCGGTGTGGGGCTGCAAGCTTCGTCGTCGGGGTCCTACGATCACAGGTTGTACGTCTACAGCATATGGGGCGTCGATAGTAACGGAAACACTGTGTTCACGATCGTGATCCCGGACTCGATTAACTAA